Genomic segment of Capra hircus breed San Clemente chromosome 13, ASM170441v1, whole genome shotgun sequence:
atatgagttTCCCAGAGTGGTCAAATTCACAGAGGCAGGAAGGGGAAGGGTGGTTGCCCAGCAGGTGAGGGAAAAGGACAGGTGATGACTGTTTACTGGGCTACAGAGTCTAAGCTGAGAAGATGAAATGTTTCTGGAGATGGACGGAGGCGACagctgtacagcaatgtgaatgtgcTCAATGCCAAGGAGCGATACACTCAAAacggttaaaatggtaaatcctGCTatttcaccacacacacaaaatcactgcagatggtgactgcagccatgaaattgaaagacacttaactccttggaagaaaagttatgaccagcctagacagcatcttaaaaagcagagacatcactttgctaacaaaggtccgtctagtcaaggctatggtttttccagtggtcatgtacagatgtgacagttggactataaagaaagctgagtgccaaagaattgatgcttttgaactgtggtcttggagaagactcttgagagtcccttggactgcaaggagatccaactagtccatcctaaagaaaatcagtcctgaatattcattggaagggctgatgctgaaactccaatactctggccacccgatgcaaagaactgactcatttgaaaagaccctgatgctgggaaagattgaaggcaggtggagaaggggatgacagaggatgagatagtcggatggcatcaccgactcaatggacataagtttgagtaaactccgggagttggtgatggacagggaggcctggcgtgctgcagtccatggggtcgcaaagggtcggacacgactgagcaactgaactgaaacacacacacacacacacacacacacacacacacacacgaggatCAAAGAAATATGACAACCTTGGATTGGCTGttggagcagaaaaaaaaattttttttaagaacattATCAGGATAATTGGCAAAACTTGAATATGGACTGTTAGACAATAGTATTAAATTGATGTTaaaattttcctgatttttacAAAGAtatgttaccaagtccaagctcactctgcttgccACATGACAGGCTTATGAATCCAAAAGAAGAGgtattgaggcaaggaatatgaccttatttggaaagccagcaggcCGAGAAGATGGCAGATTAATGTCTCAGAATAACCATCTTTCCCAGGGGTCTGGATTCCAGGTTCTTTCATAGAACCAAAAAGAGAAGGGGTGAGGaagtaaagtgaaaagacagaacAGAGAGGGAGAGGCGGTGGGGAAGTAAAGTAAAAGGGCCATCAGTCTTGCAAAACATGTCCGGGAATGTCCAGCTGTGTTAAAGGGgatgtgttaatctcttcttttcacaggtgggcagggtcagattATCTCCTTGTgaactgaacaaaggcactttagtttaacagtcaggcagagaagcagggtcctctgaggcaggccagtacatatgattataataacagcaatgaaaagcaagttaAAGAAACAGTTCTACAAGAGTACATGGTACAAtgtagggaatatagccaatattttatggtAACTATAAGTGGAATATAACCTTCAAAAATTGTGAATTATTATATTGTACACCTATCACTtatataatactgtacatcagctatacttcaattttttactTTCCCCTGGTTTTAATCATTGCATTATGGATATGCAATACTTTCCTTCTTAGGAGATACTCACTGAGGTATTTCAGTGTAAAAGGGCTTGATCTGCGCAAGTTACTCTCAACTGGTTTGGGaggagaatacacacacacacacacacacacacacagagaagagaatGTAAGGAAgccaaatgctaacaagtacAGAATCTGGATGAAGGTATACAGGAACTCTCCGTATAGTTCTTATAACTTTATCCTAAAtttgaaactatttcaaaataaagtttttaaaatgtagtaagTTTTAAATATGTCCAAAACAGAACTGCTGATTCCTCACCAAACCTGCTCCTTCCATAGACTCAGCTTAGACAATGTCAGCTCTTTCCTTTCCAGCTGCTCAGACTGAAACCGGTATATGGTGTCTTTTCCAGGGCTCTGAAGAGCTCCAGTACCATAGTTCTTGATGTCTCAGTGCAGAGAAGAATTCAGCGAAAGCAGAGTGGTAGAtgagaagtgatttattagaacaGGATGCTTGTGAGGCTTGCAAGTGGACAGGTGAGGAATGCCACACCCGAGAACttactgggctacagttttaCAATCAAAGGataagtggggagggggagaagaccTTCTTTGTCTTCCTTGAGTCATGTTTTCATCATTAGTTCATCTCCGGGTTGTacaggggagttttcttgtccctgtGTGGTCAAACTATGtccacaaattatttttttttatgtgtgcaAAGAGCATGTCCTAGGGATCAGTAACTTACTGTGCTCACTGGGCAAGATGTGGGGCTCATGCCACAGTTTCTTTTATTGTTGTGGGGCATGTCTCCTGCTTCTGTTGcctggttttgttgctaagcaaacctgctttctcaAGTAACCATTAACTTATAGGGGTCTCCCGTATTTTTCTACTTACAATCCCCACTGAGATTAACTACTTAATCACCTTGgaatcttcacacacacacacattaatcaCCTTGGaatcttcacacacacaccaatcCATGTGAAAAACCTACCAGTTGCAACTTTAAAATATGTCCAGAATCCCATCATTTCTCCCACTGCCAGCTCACTAGTCTGGACACCTCATCCTGCTCAATAGCTCCTCACTGGTCTCCCTGCTCCCTGCCGCCgccgccccacccccccacccccactccaagaGGGATTCAGTTAAAACATAAGCCAGATCATGCCACCCTTTGCTCAGAACTCTCTAAGGTCTTACAGAGGTCTGCAAGTGTAAGCAGGTAAGTGAAGAggtccctggagaaagagaaccaggaATGGCTTTTCTTCACATAAGGGAAGCCATTCTGGCCTAAGCCATTTTATGATCTAAGCCTGGCCACAAAGCTTGCCCTTGAACAGTTCTCGGTAATGAATGATGTTAAGGGAACAATAGCATGCAGAAAAGACGCAGACAAACAATACAGCGGCGATAAAGCGCAGTCCCAGTTCCTCCTCAAGCGATTATGCATAACAATTCGTCTTTGAGTACTGCAGGAACTGAAGTCCCCACCCAGGTAGAGGAAGGAATGATGACTCTGACCCTCTTGACTTCAATCAACTAAACTTTGGACTCAGTGAGCCCTGGCCGCAATTCTATGAGGAATTCTCCTCTGCTTAACCCCTTCATGAATATGCACGTACCCTTAGcttaaaagtgaaagcaaaagtcactcagcggtgtccaactctgtgaccctttggactatggggtccacggaattctccaggccagaatactggagtgggtagccgttcctttttctaggggatcttcccagcccagggatcaaacccaggtctcccgcattgcaggcagactctttaccagctgagcctccccCAGTGTTGCTGTTCAGGGAAACACTGCTTTAGGAAAGATTCCCCCGTGCTCTCCTTACTGACTACAGGAAGTAatatttccttcctcctcctgatCTTTGGCTTGGCAGTGTCTATTGGTTCCACACCCACCAAAAGGCAAACCCAGTTTTGGAGTAACACAAGGATCCCCGGGGCTAGGTCCCTACTGCTTCTCAGacctcctctcccagcccccgTCCCTCAGTGACCCTGACCAGGAGCTGGACAAGCGCCCCCTACAGGGGTTCTGTCTCAGGTGTTCACTGGGCCGGGCTCactccctcacctccttcctgGAAGGCAGCCCCTAGGTCTCCTTTGCTCTCTCTCCCCTCACctcctttattttccttcaagGCATTTGTTTCTACCCTCCAAGCTGTGTAGCTACGGGTTCATGACATTTCTCTCCACAAGAACAAAAGCTTCCTGAGCACTATAGTTCACTGAGCACCGCGCCAGACAGCTGTCAGTTAATATTTACCAAGCAAGTAACTGGATGTTGAAAAGTTCCCTCGGGAACGGAACGTCTGCGTTGGAtcaaagggaaggagagaaagcgCAGGCAGGAGTCAGGGTGGGAGCTGATGCGTAAGCTGGGCCTTCGGGGGTCGCAATGACGGACAGGGCCTGATGGCAAAGACAGAGAGGAATGGGTCTGTCCTCCCAGCCCCCATCCTCTGACTCAGGCCAACGACAGGGCTTTGGGGGTGCAGCCCCACCAGCAAGCATGCTCCGGGGGTCCCCCGGTCCCAGCTCTCGCTGGCGCCCCAGGGCCTCCGTGGGTCTTCCTGGCCACTAATCTCACCACCACCCTCCCCTTGTGCAGGTGAGGGCACCGAGGGCTCTGGGAGAGTGACTTGGCCCAAGGCCCTTGGGCGCCCCACCCCCGCAGGAACCTGTGAGTGCAGCAGGCTCTTCTCTGGGAGTGGAAAAAAGCCGTACTTGGCCGGGTGGAAAGAAGCTCTCCCCGGGGAATAGGCCGGGGCGCGGgctctggtgggggtggggtccgaGAGCTGGAGGCCCCCGGAGGTCCAGCGGCCTCGCTAGAGAGGAAGGACCGGCCCAGACAGACCCCCTTCCCCGGGCTGTCCAGGCCCCCCACTCGGCCCCGTCACCTCCCCCAGCCCACCATGGGGAAGGCCCTCGCAGACTGGGGGGTTCACCCGGGAACACCCCACCTCCCTGGCCCGTGGGTCGCGGCCAAATAAGGCCGGGCTGccgcggccccgcccctgcccgccGCCGCACATTCTTCTGCCTTGTAAGGCCCggcgccgcgccccgccccgcgcccccacCCCCGGGCCCAGACCCCACCGACGGCCCGCCGGTCCCTGCTCCGCAGCCGCTCCGCGCACCGCGCCAGCACCTTCTCCGCACCAGGTGGGAGCCCCGCGGCCCGGGGGGTCTGGTGTGGGCTGTGTGACGGACGCGGCTGGGACATAGGGTCGCGAGGGGGAGGTGGGGGTCGCCAGGGGGAGGTGGGGGTCGCAGGGTCTCTGGGCAGGGACAGATAGTGAGGCTGGGGCTGCAAGGTCGCTCCGTCCTACGGGGATTCGGGCGGCGGCTGGGCAGCAGGGAGACTGGACAGGCTCTGGGAACCAGTGGGCCTGCCGCAAGGGAAGACTGTCCAGGCCCTGCCCCTTCGCTGTGAAGTTAGAGATGCCGAGCCCAGAACTCGAGGTGTCCCGGAGGACGGGAGTTGCCTGGGGTCGCTGGCATTCCCTGCTCTAGAGGACGGATCTGTGTCACAGGCGGGAAGCAGCCCTGCTAGGCTCCCGCGGAGCATCCCTGACCCCTCCCCTATCTCCTGGGGCAGGAAAGAGGGATGGCGACCGGGGTAGCTTGTTTCCGCCATCACACCAACGCTGAATGCCATCTCCGGGACTTCCCTGCTCTGAGCCCGCTGCCCCCCTAGACCTTCTGGGTGGGGAAGCTTGGCCAAGGGCTGTAGGGCTCATCCCCTGTACCCCCTGGCCTGACAAGGCCCTGGGCTGCAGGAAGTGGTCCCCACtcctccccagccctgcagctgcTCTGGCTATTTCAGGAAAAAGTCAGATAACTCCCCCTCAGGGGAGGCGAGTTTACCAACAAGGCAGCTGGCACTGCCAGCCATAGAGACCCTGAGGTAATGGGGGATGCAGGCCGTGTCTTTGCTGTTACAGTGGGGTTTCCGGGGTCAGAGGTGGGGAGGTGGCACCTAGCTGTAGCAGGCTAAGGACCAGTTATATCTGATCCCTGGTGTCtaggatccccaggaggaggcggAGATGGCTCCAGGTCTTAGGAGCTCAGCCTGGCTCTGACCCCAGTTCCTCAATCAAGCCTACAAATTGCCTCTGGTCACAACGGTGCCCCTCAACTACCATCGGCCCACCAGGAAAGGCCGTTTGCCATCCCCAGACCTAAGCCTAGCCCAGGGGTCCCGGCTTCCAGCTGGACTCTATGCCTCTTATGGGCACACCGgttcttttaattgcatggtggGGGCACCCCATTTTCCCCACCCTGCGAAGTTCAGTGCTCCAAGCCCTGTGACAGCCCctcgagagagagagagggcgggCATGGGGCGGCCATGGAGACCAAGCCAGGATCAGAGCAGCGGGTGAGCTCTTGGCCACTCCTGCCACATCGGCCCTAGAACTGTACAGATGGGGGTGGCAGTGACTGACAGACCACGGCAGTCTGCTGGGCGCGGTGGACTTCTCCTCGGCTGCCTTCTGTGGGCGTCATGAGTCAAAGTTTCCAGAGAACACCCGGCTCCTCGAAGCACCCCCTGCCCACGGCACTGTCCCACCCCAACCCCTTCCCAAGGCTTCTGTCTACCCACCTTGAACCACACGAGAAGCACCAGGGGCCAGGTGTGTGGGTGCAGGGGGACAGTCTCTAACTATAGGCAGTTGTGCCTGTGGGGAAAGGCTGGTGCTGGCCAGCATCCCAGCTCAAGGTTTAAGATCTCAAAGGCCAAAGATCCAGAGTGACTTGGACAAGGTCATGGGATAAAGGCCTGGAAGACAGATTGAGGAGCAGTCAAGGCTTCTTGCAGATCCTCAACCACGAGACTCAGGACAGAGGAAAGAGGGGGCAGCAGTCCTGGGGCCCCAAACTGCCCCAGAAGCCGTGACAAGCATTCAGGGAAAGAGCCCCTTGTTgcgtctcagtttccccatctgtacagTGGGGTCAGTAGACTGGCTAGCTGCCTTCAAGATCATTCATTAAGCAAGCATCTATGAGTGCCACCATGGGCTTAGGTATAATTCAGGGTGCTTACACCAGCCCTGACTGATTGTGATGGAGAGAGAGCTTTAAGTGTTTGCTGTTAAAGCCAGGGTGGGGGAACTGCTCCCCAAGGGCTGTCTGAAGAACTGGGCTCAAGAAGGAAGGTTGTTTCAAGGGGAGAACCAAGAAGGAAAGTCTGGGGGTATCTGGGAGCAGCCAGAGGTCCAGCTGGGCAGGATCACAGCTGGCAAGAGGGATGGCAAGGCGAGTCAGAGAACAGGGTAGGAGAGGCTCAGAGGGCCTCCTTCTGTGCCAGGCTTGGTGGGAGAGGGGGATGGCAGGAACCCTCAAGGGCTTCAGGGTGAAGTACTGGGGTCTGCATGCAGTGGGTGAGACTGGCTGGAGGTTTGGAGGCCAGGCCTAAACAAATGTAACAGGAAGCTGGGGTGCTCAGTCTGGGGAAGCTTTATGCTTCTATAAGCACTGAAGAGGGAGAACAAACAGCAGGGCCCAAATCAGGTCTGTCCCCCACCCTAAGGGGCTGGTCAAGTGTGGACaggtggggggaagggaggctgcCCAGAGCGCTGGCCTTCCAGAACCtccagaggagggagaggaggaggagaggagaaggaatgTGAGGAATGCAGGGCCGCCAACCGGCTCCTTCCtgctgctgggggcagggagcctCAGGGCCTCTCCCAAGGCTGCCCACCTTGTCACTGGGAGAGAGATGGATGGTGTGAATGCTCCTGAGGATTAACGGAGATAAAGCACGGAAATGGTTGGCACCGAACCCAATCCTAAGTGTCTACCCACACCATGACAGCAGAAATAGCTTCCTCTGGGCCGGGCACCATGCCAGGGGCTTTTCGGGCACAAGTCAATGGATCCCTTTGGCTGGGCACTCCTATCCCATTCTAGATGAGGAAACACTTCAGAGAGGTAGAGGAAGTTGTTTCAGAGCATGTCACAGGGCCAACGCTGGCTGCTGCTGTGATGAGCCGGGTGGCAGGAGCCCCCAGCCTATAGGAGCACGAAGGCCAGGCCCAGGCGCCAACAGCCGAGTGGGGTGGGGTAGGCCAGAAGCTTTTCTGGCCCAGGGTCACTGGCTCTCCCATCTGCATCCTCTGCCTACAGGAAAGCCCCACACGCCTGCAGCCAAGATGTCCAGTAAACGGGCCAAGGCCAAGACCACCAAGAAGCGGCCACAGAGGGCCACGTCCAATGTGTTCGCGATGTTTGACCAGTCCCAGATCCAGGAGTTTAAGGAGGCCTTCAACATGATCGACCAGAACCGGGATGGCTTCATCGACAAGGAGGACCTGCACGACATGCTGGCCTCGATGGGTgagcagaggcagggctggggggctgAGTGGGCCCATGAGGGCTGCAGCTGGAGCAGGCGGTGAGGTGGCTCATCCCTCAGGGAACACTTCCTGTGTACTGACTGAGGTGCCCACCCTGGAGAGGAGCTGCCACCTCTTTCTCCATTtaacagacagggaaactgaggcacagagcagttCGGCAGTGGACTTGAACCCAGACAGGCCCACTCCTGCCTCAGGCAGATCTGCGGTTTCAACTGCCTGGTGCCACTTCACTGAAGGAAAAGGATCAGCAACTACAAAACTGCAGACtttccattgtacagatggggaaactgaggcctagagtgGAGGCCAGGGCACCTCCTTGCTCCCTCAGAGGTCACCTGTGTCAGACTCGGAGAGGCAGACTCCAGTGACTTCCCCAGACTCAGAATGTCAGAGCTGAAAGGCCTCAGGCATCTAGCACCTTGTACCATTgctcagatgggaaaactgaggcccagaggccagGCCTCCAGACACCAGCTCCCAGATGCCAGCCCACCAGACACCAAGGTGGTCTGCCTCCACATTGCTCCCCATGCACTGGCCACAGACAATCCCCCTCAGCCCCAGTTTCTGGTGCCCCCTTCATTCAGATGAAAGCATCTGGGTCAGACACTGGCTGGGGGGTGGTCTCAGGTAGCAGAGGAGGCAGCCTATGGCAGTCATGCCTGAGTCAGTCCCTGGCCCCACCCCTCACTAAGCAGCCCACTCAGGCCCGTGGCCTGTGTGTGCATTCCAGGGGGTCTAGTGAGAGGGGCAAACGACCCAGGAGGGCGGACGATGGACACTGTCCCCACCCTCAGCACCACACCTCTCCCAGCTTCAGGCTAGACTCACCTGGAGGctcctccctggggagtcaggggCAGGAAGGAAGACTGAGGCCTGGGCAGGAGAGGGGCTGTGTGTCCTGCTGGCACCAGCCATCCCACGGGGATACCGCAGAGTGTGGGGCTCAGAGGAGACAGGGACACAAAGACTCCTTCCCACTTAGGAGGTAGaacccgggcttcccaggtggcgcagtggtcaagaatccacctgccaaggcaggagatgtaggttcagtccctgagtcgggaagattcccctggaggaggaaaggacaacctgctgcagtattttcttgcctccatggacagaggagcctggtgggctacagtccatgggatcgcagagtcagatgtgactaagcaactgagcacacacacctggGCTCTCAACCCCAGAGACTAGACTGGATGTTTACCCAGAAAAACCCCCACTCCTGTTTGCAGCTCAGTCAGTGGGTCCACAGATCAGTCAGGGTCTCTGGTTAAGAACATCACcctctgggaattccctgacagtccactTCCCCTGCAAGgagtgtgagtttgatccctggcaggggaactatggcaccccactccagtactcttgcctggaaaatcccatgggccggAGGAGCacgataggctgcagtccatggagttgcaaagagtcggacacgactgagagacttcactttcacttttcactttcatgcattggagaaggaaatggcaacccactccagtgttcttgcctggagaatcccagggacgggggagcctggtgggctgccgtctctggggtcacacagagtcagacatgactgatgcgacttagcagcagcagcagggaactaagattctgtggGTCACATGGCACAGCTGAAAACAAGAATCAGGACCATCATCCTCAGGTTTAAAAACAAGAACAGCAAagaatagcttccctggtggctcagacggtaaaaacaAGAGCAGCAAACAATGAAACAGCAATAACAAGCGGCAGCTCTGTGGGTGTGATCTTAAATCTCAAAGGTAGACGTGATTGTCATTCTcactttataaatgaggaaacagaggctcagagaggttaagtaatctgcccaagctcacacagctaCCAAGTGGCGGAGCTGGGTTTTGAACCCAGCAGCTGATCCGAGTCCGCAGGGCTGTGCCAGTCACTGTTCTGTGCATTTTACAGCCATTGCCATCCTCAATCTTCGCAGTTCTCCTCAGGGGCTGGGGAAGCAGgcacagagctgggattcagaccTTAGCCTGTGTGGCACCAAAGCTCGCTGGTTTACCTACTGTCGAAACTGTGCCTGGGGTCCGGGGTCTGGCTGCCTGGCTTCACACGCTGGCTCCATTCTTCACTCGCGGTGTGACCGAGGACAAGCCACCtcacctctgagcctcaggtccCACATTGGTGAAGGGGTAAGAAGCTGAGGCGGTGACATTTAAAGCCATAAGGCACACAGGGTACCAAAGGCAGGGAGCGGTCCCCAGAGAGGGGCTCTTATACCTCACACAGCGTGACCCACGGCGATATCCAGACCCCAGACCCGAGGAGGCAACGGTCGAGGCTGCCAGGGGAGTGGATGGCAATTATCAGTGGGAAAGGGCAGTCAGAGCCGGTGGTCCCAGAGGGAGGCTTTACAGTTTACTAagttaactgctgctgctgctgctaaggcgcttcagtcgtgtccgactctgcaatcccacagacggcagacccctggctcctccgtccctgggattctccaggcaagaacactgaagtgggctgccatttccttctccaatgcaggaaagtgaaaagtgaaagtgaagtcattcattcgtgtccgactcttagcaaccccatgaactgcagcctaccaggctcctccgtccatgggattttccaggcaagagttctggagtgggtcgccagtgccttctctgactAAGTTAACTAGTCAGCTCTAGTTTACAaacactagggcttccctggtggctgagatggtgcCTGCATTTCAGGacgcatgggttcaatccctgggtggggaagatcccctggaggagggcatggctattcattccagtattcttgcctggataattccacggagagaggagccaggtgggctacagtacatgaggcCGCAGggtcaagacacaactgagtgactgcccTTTCACACTTTTCAACAGCTTACTAAATTTACTCTCTCTTGTCTATGGGGCTATGCGGGGAGGGGACGGGAGGTGAGAGCAGGCACGGATGGCCCTTCCCCACAGGGAAGAACCCCACGGACGAGTACCTGGAGGGCATGATGAGCGAGGCCCCGGGGCCCATCAACTTCACCATGTTCCTCACCATGTTTGGGGAGAAGCTGAACGGCACAGACCCCGAGGATGTGATCCGCAACGCCTTCGCCTGCTTTGACGAGGAGGCCTCAGGTCAGTCAGCAGCCTCGGGACAGAGGCCTGGATGGGGCTGGGGCTGCACACCTCGCCTGGACACCCCGCGTATGCAAGTGGCACCCAGCTGCGCTGGCACCTCAGGGCGCCCCTCTGCCTCCAAAGGCCAGGACAGAGATCATCTGTCCACCTGTTTCTGCCACCTGAACGATAAAAGCTGCTTCCTTGTTTTGTCCCCGCCAAAGGCTAAACTGAAACAGCCCACATCCCGTAAGCCTTCCCACTTCTTAGCTCTCCTGTTGGCTCAACGCACTGGCTTCTGCTTTTGACCCTTCCAGAAACCAAACCATCTCAGGCCCGCGGGCCAACAGGTTACAGAAACCAGCGCCCCCCACCCTCAGGTCCTCCAAAGGGCTTCCCAGCCACCGCGGGTCTCTCCcagggacaggcctgtgggacgCCGCTGGCAGTAGCCGCTTCAGCAGTTTCTCAGGGGCCAGAGGCGCACCACAGGCCTAAGCAGGTCAGAACCTTTTCCTGACTGTGTCACAGCTCCCTAACTAGGTTGGCATATTTtcctccccattttccagatcaaacaggcagagaaaggttaagtaacttgcccaaggtcacacagctagaaagaagAGATCAGCATTCAGACGCAGGCAGTGGAGCTCTGGGGCCC
This window contains:
- the MYL9 gene encoding myosin regulatory light polypeptide 9 isoform X2 — protein: MSSKRAKAKTTKKRPQRATSNVFAMFDQSQIQEFKEAFNMIDQNRDGFIDKEDLHDMLASMGKNPTDEYLEGMMSEAPGPINFTMFLTMFGEKLNGTDPEDVIRNAFACFDEEASGFIHEDHLRELLTTMGDRFTDEEVDEMYREAPIDKKGNFNYVEFTRILKHGAKDKDD
- the MYL9 gene encoding myosin regulatory light polypeptide 9 isoform X1, giving the protein MSQSFQRTPGSSKHPLPTALSHPNPFPRLLSTHLEPHEKHQGPGKPHTPAAKMSSKRAKAKTTKKRPQRATSNVFAMFDQSQIQEFKEAFNMIDQNRDGFIDKEDLHDMLASMGKNPTDEYLEGMMSEAPGPINFTMFLTMFGEKLNGTDPEDVIRNAFACFDEEASGFIHEDHLRELLTTMGDRFTDEEVDEMYREAPIDKKGNFNYVEFTRILKHGAKDKDD